The window TGGTTTTACCCGTTTCGAAAGTCACGATCGGAATGGTTTCGGGCGGCGGAGAATACGGATTGCAGAAATTCAACGGCGATTTTTCGGGTGCCGGCGCGGGAGGCGCAGGCGCTTCGATCACGCCGATCGGCTTTTTGCTTCTCGGCAAAAACGCAAACGCTTTTATCAAAGCGGATTCCGGAGAGGAGGGAAACAAATGGATCGCGGTGGCAAGTTCGGTCGCCAAACTGTTTTCAAAGAAAAAAGATTCTTGATCGCGCTCGTTTGCTTGATCGTCCTCGGGTGGATCGCGTCCTTTTTCGGCGTCGCGGAGGTTGCGAAAGGGTATAACCGATCGTCCGCGATTCTTTTGATGAATGCGGATACGGGCGAGATCCTTTATTCGGAGAATCCGGACGTTTCGATGGAGATCGCTTCCACGACGAAGATCTTGACCGCGCTTTGCGTGATCGAAAACAACGACGTTTTTTCTTTATGCGAGATCCCGAGTATTTCGGTCGGTATCGAAGGTTCGTCGATCTATTTACGAAAAGGAGAGAAATGGCGAATTCTCGATCTGTTATACGGATTGATGCTTCGCAGCGGAAACGACGCGGCAAGCGCGCTTGCGATCCTGACTTCGGGAAGCGAAGAAAAGTTCGCGGCGCTTATGAATGAGACGGCAAAGAAGATCGGCGCTTCGAAAAGCAATTTCACCAACCCGCACGGACTGCACGACGCGAAACATTATTCGACGGCGCGCGATATGGCTCTCATCACGGCTTACGCCTTAAAATGCCCGATTTTTGCGGCGATCTGCAAAACCAAGACGCACTCGTATTCTTTTGAAAAAGAAAGCGGAGAGCGCGCCAAAGGCGTTTTTTATAACAAAAACAAGTTGCTGTACGCCTACGAACCCGCGACGGGAGTGAAAACCGGTTACACGAAACATTCCGGCAGGTGCCTCGTCTCTTCCGCGTCGAAAGGCGGCGTAAACCTCGTTTGCGTCGTTCTGAACGTCTACGACACCTACGGCGTATCAAAGTCTCTGTTTGAAAAGCATTTTGCGATCCCGCCGAAAGAAGACACTTCCGAAAACGCTTGATAAATCCCCGCGAATAGAGTATGATTT of the Clostridia bacterium genome contains:
- a CDS encoding D-alanyl-D-alanine carboxypeptidase; translated protein: MDRGGKFGRQTVFKEKRFLIALVCLIVLGWIASFFGVAEVAKGYNRSSAILLMNADTGEILYSENPDVSMEIASTTKILTALCVIENNDVFSLCEIPSISVGIEGSSIYLRKGEKWRILDLLYGLMLRSGNDAASALAILTSGSEEKFAALMNETAKKIGASKSNFTNPHGLHDAKHYSTARDMALITAYALKCPIFAAICKTKTHSYSFEKESGERAKGVFYNKNKLLYAYEPATGVKTGYTKHSGRCLVSSASKGGVNLVCVVLNVYDTYGVSKSLFEKHFAIPPKEDTSENA